One Gossypium raimondii isolate GPD5lz chromosome 3, ASM2569854v1, whole genome shotgun sequence genomic window carries:
- the LOC105794841 gene encoding prohibitin-1, mitochondrial: MNLNNLKVPKMPGGGALPALLKIGVIGGLGLYGVANSLYNVDGGHRAIVFNRILGIKDKVYSEGTHLMIPWFERPIIYDVRARPHLVESTSGSRDLQMVKIGLRVLTRPKSTQLTEIYRTLGENYNERVLPSIIHETLKAVVAQYNASQLITQRENVSKEIRKILTERAAYFNIQLDDVSITSLTFGKEFTAAIEAKQVAAQEAERAKFIVEKAEQDKKSAVIRAQGEAKSAQLIGQAIAKNPAFITLRKIEASREIAQTIANSANKVFLNSKDLLLNLQEMDLESHPK; encoded by the exons ATGAATCTCAACAACCTCAAAGTTCCTAAGATGCCTGGAGGTGGAGCACTTCCTGCTTTGCTTAAGATTGGAGTCATTGGTGGGCTTGGCCTCTATGGAGTTGCCAATAGTCTCTACAATGTTGACGGTGGTCACCGAGCAATTGTTTTCAATCGGATATTGGGCATCAAAGATAAG GTTTATTCCGAGGGGACACACCTTATGATACCATGGTTTGAGAGGCCTATCATCTATGATGTCCGTGCAAGACCTCATTTAGTTGAGAGTACTTCTGGTAGTCGTGATCTCCAGATG GTCAAGATTGGGCTTCGAGTTCTCACTCGCCCTAAGTCAACTCAGTTAACTGAAATTTATCGAACCCTTGGTGAGAACTATAATGAGAGGGTCCTGCCTTCAATCATTCATGAAACTTTAAAAGCTGTTGTTGCTCAATACAATGCTAGCCAACTCATTACTCAGAGAGAG AATGTCAGTAAGGAAATCCGGAAGATTCTGACTGAAAGGGCAGCTTACTTCAACATTCAACTTGATGATGTGTCCATCACAAGTCTGACTTTTGGGAAGGAATTCACTGCTGCAATTGAGGCGAAACAGGTGGCTGCACAAGAAGCTgagagagctaaatttattgtGGAAAAAGCTGAACAGGACAAGAAAAGTGCTGTCATCCGAGCACAG GGAGAAGCCAAGAGTGCCCAACTCATTGGTCAAGCAATTGCAAAGAACCCAGCATTCATTACATTGAGGAAAATTGAAGCCTCTAGAGAGATTGCACAGACCATTGCAAATTCAGCCAACAAAGTCTTCTTGAACTCAAAGGATCTGTTGCTGAACCTTCAGGAGATGGATCTTGAATCCCACCCAAAGTAA